One Mercurialis annua linkage group LG3, ddMerAnnu1.2, whole genome shotgun sequence DNA window includes the following coding sequences:
- the LOC126671671 gene encoding uncharacterized protein LOC126671671 isoform X2: MAYIPPHKRLSLDKDRPPPVAESIRPLFQKNLSLNTRNKSGKIVYSKSCISRWFAVGLSDNDEFQSHVRLEPVSAECFKHQSGGKSLILVNTNVNEEIIELSKYMRSPWLTIASKVEHDLFSSLEILRKQMSYHGFEKVKPALVARFGKIRFHGPSVSLENLQQNQVNKTLLRQSKRSFYTTIPSLYMKNIQDQVVQKIGIDFEEEKDIYRVMLSDNTRTDSTVLCKCSLNADKRLMFYKVELNQVRQMVADISCLDKNLDLRLMLCSKRILTADLTEDEIYSIKELVSSAVLDSDVKGGLRWPVGKTSCGDRFSVVGVWHTVTRAYSSPSLRLKVRHADRYDFRKGFGEAGKEVHMKLKGIVSEFLEQGAQNESVSNMLKSSLMLIWDNFLCCETFLT, from the exons ATGGCGTACATTCCTCCACATAAGCGGCTTTCACTCGACAAGGATCGACCGCCGCCCGTTGCAGAGTCGATTAGACCTCTTTTCCAGAAAAATCTGAGTCTGAATACAAGAAACAAGAGTGGCAAAATAGTGTATTCCAAAAGTTGTATATCTAGATGGTTTGCTGTTGGTTTGAGTGACAATGACGAGTTTCAGTCTCACGTTCGTCTCGAGCCAGTTTCCGCTGAATGTTTTAAGCACCAATCAGGAGGAAAATCTTTAATCTTGGTGAACACTAATGTCAATGAAG AGATTATTGAGCTGAGCAAGTATATGAGAAGTCCATGGTTAACAATAGCTTCGAAGGTAGAACATGACCTATTTTCTTCTCTTGAAATTTTGAGGAAGCAAATGAGCTATCATGGGTTCGAAAAAGTAAAGCCGGCATTGGTTGCTAGATTTGGTAAAATTCGTTTTCATGG CCCATCAGTAAGCCTAGAGAACTTGCAGCAAAATCAGGTCAATAAAACTCTTTTGAGACAATCGAAAAGATCATTTTACACAACTATTCCTTCTTTATACATGAAAAATATCCAAGACCAAGTGGTGCAGAAAATTGGAATTGATTTTGAAGAGGAAAAAGACATCTACCGTGTAATG TTGTCTGATAACACGCGAACAGATTCAACTGTTTTATGCAAATGTAGCCTAAATGCGGATAAAAGACTTATGTTCTATAAG GTAGAACTAAATCAAGTACGCCAGATGGTCGCTGATATATCGTGCCTTGATAAGAATCTCGATCTGAGGCTAATGCTGTGCTCCAAGAGGATCTTAACAGCTGATCTTACT GAGGATGAGATATATAGCATAAAAGAACTGGTTAGTTCTGCGGTTTTGGATTCAGATGTGAAGGGTGGGTTGAGATGGCCTGTGGGGAAGACATCTTGTGGAGACAGATTTAGTGTGGTTGGAGTTTGGCACACCGTAACTAGAGCCTATAGTAGTCCATCACTTCGGCTCAAAGTACGACATGCTGACCGATATGATTTTAGGAAGGGATTTGGAGAAGCTGGAAAGGAAGTTCATATGAAGTTGAAAGGGATAGTTTCAGAATTTTTG GAACAAGGAGCACAAAATGAGTCTGTCTCGAACATGCTCAAATCCAGCTTGATGCTGATATGGGACAACTTCTTATGTTGTGAAACCTTTTTAACATGA
- the LOC126671193 gene encoding uncharacterized protein LOC126671193: MKLDLITTNCFRISNSLLSRNPIPIQFPRISNPLSSHSLSLTPHSSKSSRFLPIFISNSTNESNPISELPSNTNTAEVGETETSNEEEFNVGIGNPIVPSYIQPWNKLSLNDQAFFLLSFIACTTSIAFTSLVVAAVPTLHAMARAATSLSKLADTAREELPSTMAAIRLSGMEISDLTLELSDLSQEITDGVNKSAQAVQAAEAGIRQIGSIAHQRTISMIQERANLPVISLKPVVAGAAKKTSRAVGQATKSVMNMLSRGEFRSENEVD, encoded by the exons ATGAAACTTGATCTCATCACCACCAATTGCTTCCGTATTTCTAATTCTTTACTCTCAAGAAACCCAATTCCAATTCAATTTCCCAGAATTTCAAATCCACTTTCCAGTCACTCCCTATCTTTAACTCCCCACTCTTCAAAATCTTCTCGTTTCCTCCCtattttcatttcaaattcCACCAATGAATCAAACCCAATTAGCGAATTACCATCAAATACAAACACTGCAGAAGTGGGTGAGACTGAGACCTCAAATGAAGAGGAATTCAATGTGGGAATTGGAAATCCAATTGTTCCTTCTTATATTCAGCCATGGAATAAGCTTAGTTTAAATGACCaagctttttttcttttatcatttaTTGCCTGCACG ACTTCTATAGCTTTTACAAGCCTTGTCGTTGCTGCCGTTCCAACACTTCAT GCAATGGCTAGAGCCGCAACGTCGCTATCAAAGTTAGCAGATACAGCTCGAGAGGAACTCCCAAGTACAATGGCTGCGATAAGGCTTTCAGGAATGGAGATCAGCGATCTTACATTAGAATTAAGTGATTTGAG CCAGGAGATAACTGATGGAGTCAACAAATCAGCTCAAGCTGTTCAAGCAGCAGAAGCGGGGATTCGACAGATTGGTTCCATTGCTCATCAACGCACCATCT CAATGATTCAGGAGAGAGCCAACCTTCCTGTCATCTCATTGAAGCCGGTTGTTGCTGGGGCTGCAAAAAAGACTTCCCGAGCCGTTGGCCAAGCCACCAAGTCTGTAATGAATATGCTCTCACGAGGGGAATTCCGATCAGAAAATGAGGTTGATTGA
- the LOC126671377 gene encoding phenylacetaldehyde synthase-like, producing the protein MGSLPTDTFCSLDTNTFSDESKIMIDFITEYYNNIEKYPVQSQVQPGFLSTKLPKSAPISPEPLELILKDISDKIISGLTHWQSPSFFGYFQANASNAGFLGEMLCSGLNIVGFNWVSSPAATELESVVMDWMGKLLKLPSSFLFSGNGGGVLHGSTCEAIVCSLAAARDRALQIFGSDKITKLVVYASDQTHSTLYKGTRLVGIPPSNIRSLPTSVSSEFSLSPEILQDAIDADMKLGFIPLYLCATVGTTGCGAVDPIYELGKIAKRHSLWFHIDAAYAGGACICPEFRHYLNGVEFADSISMNPHKWLLTNMDCCCFWVKQPNLLVESLSCEAEFLKNEASESKTVVDYKDWQISLSRRFKALKLWIVIRRHGLVNLMYHIRSDVSLAKRFESLVRNDDRFEIVVPTKFALVCFRLKPNRNGTKTNELNCRFLDAVNQSGHAFMTHGVAGGAYFIRCAVGSTLTEERHVDDLWKLIQEKADFVLN; encoded by the coding sequence ATGGGCAGTCTCCCTACCGACACATTTTGCTCTCTAGACACAAACACTTTCTCTGATGAATCAAAAATTATGATAGATTTCATTACTGAATATTACAACAACATTGAAAAATACCCAGTTCAAAGCCAAGTTCAACCCGGATTTCTCTCAACCAAATTACCAAAATCAGCCCCAATTTCCCCTGAACCATTAGAACTAATCCTCAAAGACATTTCTGATAAAATCATTTCAGGCTTAACTCACTGGCAAAGTCCCAGTTTCTTCGGTTACTTCCAAGCAAATGCTAGCAATGCTGGTTTTCTTGGAGAAATGCTTTGTTCAGGACTCAACATTGTTGGTTTCAACTGGGTTTCGTCTCCGGCCGCAACGGAACTTGAATCAGTTGTCATGGATTGGATGGGAAAATTGTTGAAGCTTCCGTCTTCGTTTCTCTTTTCTGGAAATGGAGGCGGTGTTTTGCATGGAAGTACTTGTGAGGCTATTGTGTGCTCTCTAGCTGCAGCTAGAGACAGGGCTCTGCAGATTTTCGGATCcgataaaatcacaaaattggTCGTTTACGCCTCGGATCAGACGCATTCCACTCTCTATAAAGGCACAAGATTAGTCGGAATCCCACCTTCTAACATCCGATCGCTTCCTACTTCAGTTTCATCCGAATTCTCTCTGTCTCCTGAAATTTTACAGGACGCGATTGACGCGGATatgaaattagggtttataCCTTTGTATCTTTGTGCTACTGTGGGAACAACCGGCTGTGGAGCGGTTGATCCGATCTACGAACTGGGGAAAATCGCGAAAAGGCACAGTTTATGGTTCCACATTGATGCAGCTTATGCAGGAGGGGCCTGCATTTGTCCGGAATTCAGGCATTATCTGAACGGTGTAGAGTTTGCTGATTCGATCAGCATGAACCCGCATAAATGGCTTCTTACGAACATGGATTGCTGCTGTTTCTGGGTTAAGCAGCCAAATTTATTAGTCGAATCGCTATCTTGTGAAGCagaatttctgaaaaatgaAGCCAGCGAATCCAAAACTGTTGTGGATTACAAAGATTGGCAAATTTCTCTGAGTAGACGATTCAAGGCTTTAAAACTGTGGATTGTAATCCGCAGACATGGGTTGGTTAATCTGATGTACCATATTCGCAGCGATGTCAGCTTGGCGAAGAGGTTCGAGTCACTGGTTCGAAATGACGACAGGTTTGAGATTGTGGTTCCGACGAAGTTTGCGTTGGTTTGCTTCAGGTTAAAACCCAACAGGAATGGAACCAAAACCAATGAACTGAACTGCCGGTTTCTGGACGCAGTGAACCAGAGCGGTCATGCGTTCATGACTCATGGAGTGGCCGGAGGGGCGTATTTTATACGGTGTGCAGTCGGATCAACATTGACTGAAGAACGTCATGTGGATGATTTGTGGAAGCTGATTCAAGAAAAAGCTGATTTCGTTTTGAATTAA
- the LOC130014505 gene encoding uncharacterized protein LOC130014505, with protein MLILVYTCFFARYNYILLVPYMAYIPPHKRHSLDKDRPPSPVGESFAPLFKKNLSLNNKRNRIRTIVYANNAISRWFAVGLSDNDQFPSRIRLEPVPSESFEHQHKPLILVNSYGNEENNELSKKYVGSPWETIAANVERDLFYSLEILRKEMSYHGLKKIKPKLVARFGKVHFYGIPSVRLESLQENQANETLLRQLKRSFYTNIPSSYMKNIVDEVVQKIGIDFEEEKDIYHVKLSDNTRTDSTISCKCSVKADKRLMFYKVELNQVRQMVADISCIDKNLDLRLMLCSKRILTADLTDVEINSIKELVSSAVLDSDVKGGLRWPVGKTSSGDRFSVVGVWHTVTTAYSSPSLRLKVRHADR; from the exons ATGCTCATATTAGTTTACACTTGTTTTTTTGCCAGATATAATTACATCTTGCTAGTTCCATATATGGCGTATATTCCACCACATAAGCGGCATTCACTCGACAAGGATAGACCACCATCGCCTGTTGGAGAGTCGTTTGCACCTCTTTTTAAGAAAAACCtgagtttaaataataaaagaaacaGGATTAGAACAATAGTGTATGCCAATAACGCTATATCTAGATGGTTTGCTGTTGGTTTGAGTGATAATGACCAGTTTCCGTCTCGCATTCGTCTCGAGCCAGTTCCCTCAGAATCTTTTGAGCACCAGCACAAGCCTTTAATCTTGGTGAACAGTTATGGAAATGAAG AGAATAATGAGCTGAGCAAGAAATATGTTGGAAGTCCATGGGAAACTATAGCTGCAAATGTAGAACGTGACCTATTTTATTCTCTGGAAATTTTGAGGAAGGAAATGAGCTATCAtggtttgaaaaaaataaagccAAAATTGGTAGCTAGATTTGGTAAAGTTCATTTTTATGG AATCCCATCAGTAAGGCTAGAGAGCTTGCAGGAAAATCAGGCCAATGAAACTCTTTTGAGACAATTGAAAAGATCATTTTACACAAACATTCCTTCTTCATACATGAAAAATATCGTAGATGAAGTCGTGCAGAAAATTGGAATTGATTTTGAGGAGGAAAAAGACATCTACCATGTCAAG ttgTCTGATAACACACGAACAGATTCAACTATTTCATGCAAATGTAGCGTAAAGGCTGATAAAAGACTTATGTTCTATAAG GTGGAACTGAACCAAGTACGCCAAATGGTCGCAGATATATCATGCATTGATAAGAATCTTGATCTGAGGCTAATGCTGTGCTCCAAGAGGATCTTGACAGCTGATCTTACT GATGTTGAGATAAATAGCATAAAAGAATTGGTTAGTTCTGCGGTTTTGGATTCAGATGTGAAAGGTGGGTTGAGATGGCCTGTGGGGAAGACATCTTCTGGAGACAGATTTAGTGTGGTTGGAGTTTGGCACACTGTAACTACAGCCTATAGTAGTCCATCACTCAGGCTCAAAGTAAGACATGCTGACCGATAA
- the LOC126671671 gene encoding uncharacterized protein LOC126671671 isoform X1: MAYIPPHKRLSLDKDRPPPVAESIRPLFQKNLSLNTRNKSGKIVYSKSCISRWFAVGLSDNDEFQSHVRLEPVSAECFKHQSGGKSLILVNTNVNEEIIELSKYMRSPWLTIASKVEHDLFSSLEILRKQMSYHGFEKVKPALVARFGKIRFHGSPSVSLENLQQNQVNKTLLRQSKRSFYTTIPSLYMKNIQDQVVQKIGIDFEEEKDIYRVMLSDNTRTDSTVLCKCSLNADKRLMFYKVELNQVRQMVADISCLDKNLDLRLMLCSKRILTADLTEDEIYSIKELVSSAVLDSDVKGGLRWPVGKTSCGDRFSVVGVWHTVTRAYSSPSLRLKVRHADRYDFRKGFGEAGKEVHMKLKGIVSEFLEQGAQNESVSNMLKSSLMLIWDNFLCCETFLT; encoded by the exons ATGGCGTACATTCCTCCACATAAGCGGCTTTCACTCGACAAGGATCGACCGCCGCCCGTTGCAGAGTCGATTAGACCTCTTTTCCAGAAAAATCTGAGTCTGAATACAAGAAACAAGAGTGGCAAAATAGTGTATTCCAAAAGTTGTATATCTAGATGGTTTGCTGTTGGTTTGAGTGACAATGACGAGTTTCAGTCTCACGTTCGTCTCGAGCCAGTTTCCGCTGAATGTTTTAAGCACCAATCAGGAGGAAAATCTTTAATCTTGGTGAACACTAATGTCAATGAAG AGATTATTGAGCTGAGCAAGTATATGAGAAGTCCATGGTTAACAATAGCTTCGAAGGTAGAACATGACCTATTTTCTTCTCTTGAAATTTTGAGGAAGCAAATGAGCTATCATGGGTTCGAAAAAGTAAAGCCGGCATTGGTTGCTAGATTTGGTAAAATTCGTTTTCATGG TAGCCCATCAGTAAGCCTAGAGAACTTGCAGCAAAATCAGGTCAATAAAACTCTTTTGAGACAATCGAAAAGATCATTTTACACAACTATTCCTTCTTTATACATGAAAAATATCCAAGACCAAGTGGTGCAGAAAATTGGAATTGATTTTGAAGAGGAAAAAGACATCTACCGTGTAATG TTGTCTGATAACACGCGAACAGATTCAACTGTTTTATGCAAATGTAGCCTAAATGCGGATAAAAGACTTATGTTCTATAAG GTAGAACTAAATCAAGTACGCCAGATGGTCGCTGATATATCGTGCCTTGATAAGAATCTCGATCTGAGGCTAATGCTGTGCTCCAAGAGGATCTTAACAGCTGATCTTACT GAGGATGAGATATATAGCATAAAAGAACTGGTTAGTTCTGCGGTTTTGGATTCAGATGTGAAGGGTGGGTTGAGATGGCCTGTGGGGAAGACATCTTGTGGAGACAGATTTAGTGTGGTTGGAGTTTGGCACACCGTAACTAGAGCCTATAGTAGTCCATCACTTCGGCTCAAAGTACGACATGCTGACCGATATGATTTTAGGAAGGGATTTGGAGAAGCTGGAAAGGAAGTTCATATGAAGTTGAAAGGGATAGTTTCAGAATTTTTG GAACAAGGAGCACAAAATGAGTCTGTCTCGAACATGCTCAAATCCAGCTTGATGCTGATATGGGACAACTTCTTATGTTGTGAAACCTTTTTAACATGA
- the LOC126672166 gene encoding uncharacterized protein LOC126672166 encodes MAYIPPHKRHSLDKDRPPPVGESIRPLFKKKMSLNATNKSGKIVYANTSITTWFAVGLTDNDQFPSHVRLEPVSAESFKHQPGGKYLILVNTNVNEENNEVSKNCIRSPWETIASNVQQDLFSSLEILRKGVSYHELEKVKPTLVARFGKIRFHGIPSVHQNQVNETVLRPLIRSFCTTIPSSYMKNVIDEVVQKIGIYFEEEKDIYHVKLSDNTRTDSTVSCKCSVKADKTLMFYKVELNLVRQMVADISCLDKNLDLRLMLCSKRILTALTEDEIYSIKEVVSSAVLDSDVKGGLRWPVGKTSSGDRFSVVGVGHTVTRSYSSPSLRLKVRHADRYDFRRGIGEAGKEVHMKLKGILSVFLEHGAQNDSVSDMLKDSLKLIWDNFLCCEPFLT; translated from the exons ATGGCGTACATTCCTCCACATAAGCGGCATTCACTCGACAAGGATAGACCGCCACCCGTTGGAGAGTCGATAAGACctcttttcaagaaaaaaatgagTTTGAATGCAACAAACAAGAGTGGCAAAATAGTTTATGCCAATACTTCTATAACTACATGGTTTGCTGTTGGTTTGACTGATAATGACCAGTTTCCGTCTCACGTTCGTCTCGAGCCAGTTTCCGCTGAATCTTTTAAGCACCAACCAGGAGGAAAATATTTAATCCTGGTGAACACTAATGTAAATGAAG AAAATAATGAGGTGAGCAAGAATTGTATTAGAAGTCCATGGGAAACAATAGCTTCAAATGTACAACAGGACCTATTTTCTTCTCTTGAAATTTTGAGGAAGGGAGTGAGCTATCATGAGTTGGAAAAAGTAAAGCCAACATTGGTTGCTAGATTTGGTAAAATTCGTTTTCATGG AATCCCATCAGTGCATCAAAATCAGGTCAATGAAACTGTTTTGAGACCATTGATAAGATCATTTTGCACAACTATTCCTTCTTCATACATGAAAAATGTCATAGATGAAGTCGTCCAGAAAATTGGAATTTATTTTGAGGAGGAAAAAGACATCTACCATGTCAAG TTGTCTGATAACACACGAACAGATTCAACTGTTTCATGCAAATGTAGCGTAAAGGCGGATAAAACACTTATGTTCTATAAG GTGGAACTGAATCTAGTACGCCAGATGGTCGCTGATATATCATGCCTTGATAAGAATCTTGATCTGAGGCTAATGCTGTGCTCCAAGAGGATCTTAACAGCTCTTACC GAGGATGAGATATATAGCATAAAAGAAGTGGTTAGTTCTGCGGTTTTGGATTCAGATGTGAAGGGTGGGTTGAGATGGCCTGTGGGGAAGACATCTTCTGGAGACAGATTTAGTGTGGTTGGAGTTGGGCACACTGTAACTAGATCCTATAGTAGTCCATCACTTCGGCTCAAAGTAAGACATGCTGACCGATATGATTTTAGGAGGGGAATCGGAGAAGCCGGAAAGGAAGTTCATATGAAGCTGAAAGGAATACTTTCAGTATTTCTG GAACACGGAGCACAAAATGATTCTGTCTCGGATATGCTCAAAGACAGCTTGAAGTTGATATGGGACAATTTCTTATGCTGTGAACCATTTTTAACATGA